In Paludibaculum fermentans, the genomic stretch ACCAGCAGCTTGCTCTTCCAGCCCAGCAGCAGGTTCTCGAGCATCGCGATCGAGCCCTGCCCCGCGAAACTGCGCTCCGCCACCTGCGAATACACCGGCAGGGCACCCAGAAGGGTCACCAGCACGAGGATCGCGGTCGCCAGCGGCGCGACCGCCCCCGCAGCAAGCAGCGCGATACCCGGCTGATACCCCAGCGTGGAAAAGTAATCCACGCCCGTCAGCCAGATCACCTTGTACCAGGGATGCGTGACCGTGTGGTGGGCCGACTCCTCCAGTGCCTCCCCGCGAGCGATCCATCGTCCGAACGCGGAGCGGAACTGTAGCGACGGTTGCGGCAGTTCCTTACTGACAGGAATGAGTCGGCCCATGACAGACCAGATGTTAGCTTAAACGTCGCAGATGCGCATCATCTCGTCGAGCGTGGCGATCGGATCCTTGCCCTGCGAGGGGCTGTACTCGTGTGACATGTAACCCGTATAGCCCGTATCCACAATCGCCTGGGCGATGCCCTTGTAGTTCATCTCCTGCGTATCGTCGAACTGGTGCCGGCCCGGGTTGCCCGCCGTGTGGAAGTGGCCAAAGTACTGGATGTTGTCGCGGATCGTGCGGATGATGTCGCCTTCCATGATCTGCATGTGATAGATGTCGTACAGCAGCTTGAACCGCGGCGAGCCCACCCGTTTGCACAGCTCCACGCCCCACTTGGCGTGATCACATTGGTAGTCTTTGTGGTCCACCTTGGAATTCAGGAGCTCCATGCAGATGGTCACTTCGTTGTCTTCCGCCAGTTTGATGACATCCTTGAGCACCAGCAGGCAGTTATCCATACCTTCTTCATCGCTCTTGCCGCGC encodes the following:
- a CDS encoding hydroxypyruvate isomerase family protein, whose translation is MTRKDFLVSAAAMPAVLSAQSTEQKVQRKNRIKQGVCGGVFGRNMPFEERAKQAARLGAHCYDLTQPEQWPILKKYGLVPNMTAGGGKLTDACNDKTLHDAIRAQFKENLPRAKKEGIPNVITFSGNRRGKSDEEGMDNCLLVLKDVIKLAEDNEVTICMELLNSKVDHKDYQCDHAKWGVELCKRVGSPRFKLLYDIYHMQIMEGDIIRTIRDNIQYFGHFHTAGNPGRHQFDDTQEMNYKGIAQAIVDTGYTGYMSHEYSPSQGKDPIATLDEMMRICDV